One Trichomycterus rosablanca isolate fTriRos1 unplaced genomic scaffold, fTriRos1.hap1 scaffold_269, whole genome shotgun sequence DNA window includes the following coding sequences:
- the LOC134307403 gene encoding denticleless protein homolog encodes MLFQCVVDRGASKRRRNDQRRELPISSLLKCFHCVRSDEHTSYGDSGVAVPPFGCTFSTAPGQGGTLAVANEEGIISLYTTTERRSAVLKEWMAHDNAVFDISWVPGANSLVTASGDQTARMWDVVTGELLGTFKGHQCSLKTVAFPKHEKAVFCTGGRDGNIMVWDTRCSKKGGFYRQMKQISGAHMKTERSTPQTKKKRAMPRGMPPSVDSQRGVTVVLFRDENTLVSSGAVDGAIKMWDLRKSYTAYHQNPTPLQTYQYPGSSTRKL; translated from the exons ATGCTTTTTCAGTGTGTAGTAGATCGCGGGGCGAGTAAAAGAAGACGGAACG ATCAGCGTAGAGAGCTTCCGATATCATCCCTGCTgaaatgtttccactgtgttcgTTCTGATGAGCACACATCGTACGGAGACTCCGGTGTGGCTGTCCCTCCGTTCGGATGCACCTTCTCCACAG ctCCAGGACAGGGCGGCACTCTGGCTGTAGCGAATGAGGAAGGAATCATCAGCCTCTACACGACTACAGAGAGACGCAGCGCTGTACTGAAGG AATGGATGGCTCATGATAACGCAGTGTTCGACATCTCGTGGGTTCCTGGAGCGAACAGCTTG GTGACGGCGTCGGGTGATCAGACGGCTCGTATGTGGGACGTCGTTACCGGGGAGCTCCTGGGAACCTTCAAGGGCCATCAGTGCAGCCTGAAGACCGTGGCCTTCCCTAAACACGAGAAAG CGGTGTTCTGCACCGGCGGCAGGGACGGGAACATCATGGTGTGGGACACGCGGTGTAGTAAGAAAG GTGGTTTCTACAGGCAGATGAAGCAGATCAGTGGAGCTCACATGAAGACGGAGAGAAGCACGCCGCAGACGAAGAAGAAGCGGGCCATGCCCAGAGGAATGCCTCCGTCTGTG GACTCCCAGAGAGGTGTGACAGTGGTTCTTTTCAGGGATGAAAACACGCTCGTGTCGTCAGGAGCGGTAGACGG AGCGATAAAGATGTGGGATTTACGGAAGAGTTACACAGCGTACCATCAGAACCCCACCCCGCTGCAGACCTATCAATACCCAGGATCCTCCACTCGCAAACTAG